The Salmo salar chromosome ssa06, Ssal_v3.1, whole genome shotgun sequence genome window below encodes:
- the LOC106607011 gene encoding major facilitator superfamily domain-containing protein 6-like, giving the protein MGLAGFAVDDFLLWQMQDHGSSELHMGLSLAVALLSRAAFPLLSGRVSKLLSPGRVLLVGTACLALQCLYYSFLWGPWAAIPVQVLSCFSSGALWWAVQVQCEDVATPGTERSVRRVYQALSLDLGAGLGSMAGGFVVHRFGVSVLFRGIAVMLLLWCLVLPLLQWKAPHQRRINYSRLVAADTSEVSESESEQETDCLEKVLEDDEQ; this is encoded by the coding sequence ATGGGGCTGGCGGGGTTTGCGGTGGATGACTTCCTGCTGTGGCAGATGCAGGACCATGGGAGCAGCGAGCTGCACATGGGCCTCTCTTTAGCCGTAGCGTTGCTCTCCCGGGCCGCCTTCCCTCTGCTGAGTGGCCGGGTGTCGAAGCTCCTGAGCCCAGGCAGGGTGCTGCTGGTGGGGACGGCCTGCCTGGCCCTGCAGTGCCTCTACTACTCCTTCCTGTGGGGCCCATGGGCTGCAATACCTGTCCAGGTGCTGAGCTGCTTCAGCAGTGGCGCCCTCTGGTGGGCAGTGCAGGTGCAGTGTGAGGACGTGGCCACGCCGGGCACAGAGAGGAGCGTGAGGAGGGTCTACCAGGCCCTCTCTCTGGACCTGGGGGCAGGGCTGGGCAGCATGGCCGGGGGGTTTGTTGTCCACAGGTTTGGGGTATCTGTGCTATTCAGAGGCATAGCGGTGATGCTGCTCCTGTGGTGCCTGGTTCTGCCCCTGCTCCAGTGGAAAGCCCCACACCAACGCAGGATCAACTACTCCCGCCTCGTCGCTGCTGACACCAGTGAAGTGAGTGAATCAGAGTCGGAGCAGGAGACAGACTGCCTGGAGAAAGTCCTGGAGGATGACGAGCAATAA